The Asterias rubens chromosome 1, eAstRub1.3, whole genome shotgun sequence genome segment ACAGATACAGATGACATGGGCTCCCAGTCATGATGGAACTAGGGGAACAGTAGGCAAAGCTTCCACTCTCAGCACACAGCTCGCAATGGACAGGGGACAAGCCTGGACCTCGGGGGCACGTCTCATCATTGTCATCCTCACTGTTGAGGTTGTTGTCATATTGCCTGATGGCACCGGAATGGTGTAATGGACGCTCTCTTAACCAGATGACATGATCAGGAGATATGGCCATCAGCTATGGtagacaataataacaacaggtATTTGTATAAAGCACATTACACTTTTACTAAGCCCTGTTCATTGGGCCTTATACATTTCTAAAAAACCAACTTAAATCCTTTGGAGAATGAAGCACCATCAGCCAAAGTCACAAATACCTTCCCTTGTGTGTGACATATTTACTCCTGGTGATgcgaaacaaacaaactagttAATAGCGGAGTATTACCTTCCCATTTCTCTCCTTCAATTATTAGACAACAatttttgcatgtttttttattttttatatgcaagtcgcctgacacacaaggcctgaaggtcacttcaaggtgtgggctacaattatattttccagaggctgttgccacctactcactcctagggctgaaacagggttaccccttttacagtccatacaaatgtaggcttgggtatcatcaattcgaagcctggccggtagagcagaaagcactacctccccaattttatgtagcaagtgtcacgaccggaatccgaacccacaccctgctgatcaaacaccagtgcttgaatccggtgctcttaaccgctcggccatgacactatTACATTCCTAGGTCTCTGATGAAGAATAACTTATTGAGAAATGTTGaaaacgagttactcgtcctaacttaggactagccacacattttgtatatctcctaggactagcctaactctttgtgaaatcgacccctggacacttttggtaattattgttagcattaaaacaatgggatacaccaagtgagaatactggtcattgacaataaccaaaggtgtccagtgcctttaaggacataCCTCTTCACAGCATTTTCGACTCACAGCTGCTCTGTAGTCAATGGTCCTTAACATTTTGTCTCTCTTCTTCAGGAAGTGTGGATACTTATCTCTCCATGCGAGGCCGAGAGCCCAAGGGAATATCTCATACTTGCTTTCCTCTTCATCTTCTTCCATGTCATTTGCAAGGTATCTGCCAGAAACAAGATTTCAAATTgttcaattaaaggcactgggcactcttggtaataactcaaaataattaatagcataaaaacttactatggagagctgttgatagtaaaaaaaactattgtgagaaacacTCCCTCTTAAATaacttagttttcaagaaagaagtaatccacaaaaatatttcaacttgATTATaaagatctcagaattagattttgaggtctcgaaatcaagcatctgagagcaaacaacttcgtggacaagggtgtttttttcttccattattatctcgcaaattcgatgaccaattgagttcaaattttcacaggtttgttattgtgtgcatttgttgagatacaacaagtgagatgcctggtttttgacaattaccaaaggtgtccagtgcctttcaattaattttttttatattacccCTACAGCGATGTGAGCTAGCACTATAAACTCAGTACTAACATTCATCGGTGTAggggtaacaaacaaaattaacattctttatcctcAATGCAATAACATCTAGTAAATACAAAACTTGTTTGTAACTCTGCTGAAAGTTATCAGTAATGGTGCTGCATACTCataaggagttgagatggtttcagaAATGCTTAGGGCCAAATGAACAGAACTAATAGTTCATTTTGTAAAGCACCTTAGGAGCTTAAGCGACTTGAATACATGCACAAtacaaatgtttgtattttgttggtATCTGATGGATAATTTTTACAGGCACTGGGCAGTGGGTTGTGTGAAAAAAAGCAAGCGTTTTCCTCAAGATTTTCCTATCATTAAAGTTGTGTATAGAGATACCCAAAAGGTTTCAACCAATTTGTGCATGAGAGAAAGTAAAAAAGTAACACTCACAGGGCAACAAAGAAGTTTATTCTTGTGTACTGCTTGGTTGTGTAGTTTGCTCTCTTGAAATATGCAAACACCATTGCAAGAAGATACTGTAAAGAAAATAAAGCTGTCCATAATAGTTATTAGATCTTGTTTTCAAGTCCCAAGTTCCCACGTCCACTTCATCCTGTGCATGTCCAAGTTGTCCAAGTCATCCTGTAACTTAACTGTGAAATCAGATTATTACAACTATTAATGGCCTTTATATTTCTGGAACATAAATTGAAagcaaggatgcctcataagtgaacttgaGTAGACCTGTTAACAAGGTTGATTGCTATGTGatccagaaacactggggttaacccttACTCTTCTATGATAAGAGTTCTGGGTATGAGCATTACCAACCATAGGCCTAAAACATGGGACCATCCGAAAGACAAAAGCATTTATGGTCTTGCTCAGtgacacaagtgccacaaccggaactcaaacccacactctactgattagaaacaccagggcttgAGACTGGTGCTCTTTACCGCTCGGCCAAGACATGCCATTGTCCACAAACTCATACAGAAAAAatgtggagaaaaaaaaatcaaagttatgatacttgtttttataaatacaaacttgGTATATCTCTAACCTTGTCTGCTACCCTCGCACAACTGTCCATCCAGAGGAAATCTTGAATCAGGGTATCATctacatttaataacaaataaaacaattgttaaaaaaCCTTCCTTCTTTTcacatataaacaaaaaaattaactaaaacataaataataaaataaacaattgtttaaaataatattgatgTGTACATTTTCTACTGATTTAaaagatgtttaatttgcatagCAGATGTTGTTATAGATGTTTAAAGGTGTTTAAACATAGGGTTGAAATTAACTCTAGCTACTGGgaaatctcagtggtctagttggtatgacactactctagaattgcaaaggttatgcgctatttgttttcacagaactccggaaagtactgaatatacagtgataacacaAATCAATGAATATCGGTAAAACCAATATTAATATTCTAATTCTATTTATGTTTGAATTTAAGTTTCAAAAGAATTTGCAATAATAAGAAAAAATCTCACCAAAGAGTCTGAAGAATGCTGCCATCTCTTTGCTTGTTACTGTCATGGGAGCATTTTTAGCCCTCTTTGGTGGACTGCAAAACTCGGCTGTGACATTGGTAATGTCCTGACATGGTCCACGGTAGGACTTAACTTCTGTGTCTATTCTGCGTTTCACTGGGTGCAGAATCGGCATGGCTGCTGGGTTTTTCACAACATCCACCCGCATTTCGCTTTTAATGTTGTTGACTGGTATGGGAGAAAGTGTTCCACAAAGAAAACAGCTCAGCAGGGAAGAAATTTCTGAATCTTTTTGCCGGGAACCTTTTGCCATGTCCTGAGTGAAAACCTCATTGGAAAGTCTGTATGctgtagaaatttaaaaaaaatcataaaggcaacattgaaaatatttgttctttttaaaaaatagtGTCATTCAGATCATCGAGGGGAGctttacttttaattttagcatgCTTATCCCCAACTTTTGATGTATTAAATTAGACCACAACAATTAAgcatattgtttttatattattcaaAGTTTACTCAATACAATCTTTAACTGAACACTACttgagttgatttttttttccagacagTCTGACCATGACCAATGACCATGGACATAATGGAGctaactttaattttgtttagggCGGGTTAGGTGGCTAGGATGGTAGGACTAGGTCTAGGTGCGGAAAATTATTCAAAGTGAACACTCCAATTCAACTGaaagattgaaaacaaaatagtttgccAGCTGCttgctttttaaataattaattcattttatttatttgcaaccCAATACAATTAGGGGCCTATACAAAAAGTGCAATatatattgtaaaataaaatgaaccttgaatttaattgaactgAAGTTGAAGTGAGTGTTTTCTTGAAGAAAGTCCTAcctttttcttctctttttcaaAGAACTAAGTTTTCTAACCCCTCCTCATGCCCCTCCGAACATGATCATGGcctaacaaaaaaatgcttgcTTGCCAAACTGTCCATGCTGTCTCTCCCGCACACATTACAACATTACAACCTCATCACCATGGTCACCTTTAATCTTTACATAGAGCCTTGTCTGTCTTGACTAATTTTTGTCCAATGTTAAGACTCTTTTTACCATCAATCATGACATGCGAGTGTGCGACAAAAGTTTGTCTTCATTTCTTCATATTTATAAACTTATTATAATTGTTCTGAAAGCttgtcaaaccatggtcaaacacGCCTATATCACCCAAGTCAAATGGTACGCGGTCAGCCCATTCGTTGGCTGGATGATTTCTGTCACATTTTTGGCTTTCGTTcaggttaaaaaacaaaactaatcaCTCACCCGTTCACTGCCACCTCCTCCACCGTCCACTGTCGTCTGCTTTAATTCTctgatgttgtttttgtgtgtatgaaacaacaaaatgtgCAGAACATGAACCACGTCGATGTGCACATGTACGTCATTTATTCACGTTCACTTTTTCTTTTGAACATTCGCGCGCGTTTCAATACAATGTCGTCTGCTAACCAGTGGCAGGgaattttgataaaaatctgTCAAAAAAGTATAGACTCTGATGGTACATTAATGTTATCATAATAATATAATCTTCCTTGACCTtcgttttttgttctttcttttttaaagatttgtttttcatttctcTGAAGAAGAAAATCAATAATCTTTTATGCACGCAGTGGATCGAGCGCAACGCACAATGCGCGTCTCTTTATTTTTGTACACCGCTAAAGTGTTAGGGCGCCCCCTATTTTATGCTGATGTGTAGTTTTTTTCATGTCTGACCAACTGGTATTCGGCCTTCCATGCGTTATGGACGCATGTCATAGTGTACCAACGAGTTATGATGTCAAAAATCTTATGTTGTCGTGTGAAAATGAGGAAGGTGTACCGCTGAACACTGAACACTAAAACTGTCCTAAAAACAACCCAAAATGAGAGGGTTTTTACTCACAGCGGCCAGCTTTGGCCTAACAGCATCCGTTGTTGGTCATGCTTTCTTCCAGAAGAAACAGTTTTATCCCTCTGTGGTGTATTTAACCAAGTCAAACCCCAGCATGGCggtaagtttttttgtaaaataattattcctgTATAGTGTATTCTATTTATTTTGTCAGTTTGTAATTCCAAATAATTAACGAACTAATTGGAAATTTTTCAATGTCATTAACTTGTTGGGTACCTGGGTACTGTATTCAATGTTTTAGACTTCCTTTAGTTCTTAGGCCTTAAGCCTTAACGGCCTTTCTTGAAAATAACAAAGCTAATTCTATCATGGATTCAATTACAATTAGGCCTAAGTTTATATTTATAAACTGATAGTGATAAACAATAAATGTCggccttttatttttaataagagaataaaagggtagcgacttGTTCCTTCACAGCCATATAGAACccgcagggtcgttgccgtgtgataattAAAGGCCCGAGCGGAAGGCGAGGGCCAGCAATGCCTGTTTTGTAaggctaagcaatgcctgttttgtcaacttagaaaaggTCTCCTGCGCACATGCCaggtcgcgtatataggccagtgcaccctctagttcttatgtGGTgtaaaccgaggctggaagaacaaaataatctggttcctatttgcaaatgattattagtatttattattgttattcggtTTGACtttgaggaacatgaccaagatagaGGCAGCATGACAAAGGTCTATAATATGCTACACTTTCAGTCGTCGGCTAGCTGTGCCAACATCCATGGCAGAGCTCTTGTCCTATTCagctttttcaaaaaaaaaaaatataaattttaagatAATAACTGACTGACTGatagtattttgtttgttttcaactcaGGTAATTTACATGCAAGCCTTCGTCATGGTGATTTTAATGGGGAAACTTttcaaaaaggtgttttttggTCAACTGAGAGCTGCAGAAATGGAGGTGAGTTCATTTCAAATAACCTTTCATTCAATTATTGAACAAAAGTCTATTTGGACCTGCTCAGATGGCAAAATCTTAAATTTATCAGAGCTTACCGTAACACTGATTCCCTTGCCACTATGTAAACATTccttaataattttgtttgcctaCAGACTCTCCTTTTTCCAGCATGTCACAGAAAACAAagctattttattttgttaggcCAAATTTGCAATTAAAATACATACAGGTGTTTCCCAGCTCCATAACTTACAATTGAATTGTTTGTGAAATAGGTTAATTCTATATTCTGCATATTCTTTCATCAAATATTCAAGGTCCTGAGGCAAACATTTGATGCAATAAGTATTTTCAGTCGATTTAATTTCTGGAGGTAGTGAATTCATATTAACTT includes the following:
- the LOC117295310 gene encoding speedy protein A-like; translated protein: MTCVHNAWKAEYHQKCDRNHPANEWADRVPFDLGDIGVFDHAYRLSNEVFTQDMAKGSRQKDSEISSLLSCFLCGTLSPIPVNNIKSEMRVDVVKNPAAMPILHPVKRRIDTEVKSYRGPCQDITNVTAEFCSPPKRAKNAPMTVTSKEMAAFFRLFDDTLIQDFLWMDSCARVADKYLLAMVFAYFKRANYTTKQYTRINFFVALYLANDMEEDEEESKYEIFPWALGLAWRDKYPHFLKKRDKMLRTIDYRAAVSRKCCEELMAISPDHVIWLRERPLHHSGAIRQYDNNLNSEDDNDETCPRGPGLSPVHCELCAESGSFAYCSPSSIMTGSPCHLYLSSCTNTSTDSLEEPPSHFTPSRFDMHGLKSTLQDVPYDASYFWG